A DNA window from Mya arenaria isolate MELC-2E11 chromosome 17, ASM2691426v1 contains the following coding sequences:
- the LOC128223566 gene encoding uncharacterized protein LOC128223566: protein MKTNRMNIHLSKVEAMWSLNICVLVGVLSATQSVTVPGVTTTEKYQQSIIMDEDASYILFWNFNDTHITFEAHVKTRGWVGLGLSENGNMFPADVAVGWVNADGSVELHDMHTTGHRPPVLDASQDWFPVLGMENDFGTVLKIVRKIKTCDRADDKDINFGTNRVIFAYGDSDPHSPQDLHYHGTHRGTKSMFFLNPDKGESNIAPTEKVKHLDFLNGNFMVPNRTTTYWCKAFTLPPIGKHHMIKYEPVISPGNEKHVHHILLSRCRKPNPEQYHGMSENCYTGNMTLPQCNDYIVAWAIGGTEFYFPDGVGYSMGAADDGNYYRMETHYDNPDARADILDDSGIRITITPDLRALEAGMFAMGLGTNIRQVIPPGETDFVSYGHCHGNCTTLAMNQVGVPEIKIFGALQHSHLVGVAITTHHYRNGMELPHLIDDPNYDFNFQDLRKLPQEVSVYPGDSFRVDCHYNTMGKTQPVLGGLTTQEEMCLTFAYYYPKTPLSNCMSISIYRPQGVSKDWILQQIATADWSNKTVVDWFRTQQTSGLQWKFCGGEYLNEKAVLLVKDRQLHRQIEEDPIPNGKAMWSLNICVLVGIFSATQSVTVPGVTTTEEYQQSAILDEDASYILFWNFNDTHITFEAHVKTRGWVGLGLSENGNMFPADVAVGWVNADGSVELHDMHTTGHRPPVLDASQDWFPVLGMENDFGTVLKMVRKIKTCDKADDKDINLGTNRVIFAYGDSDPHSPQDLHYHGNHRGTKSMFFLNPDKGESNISPTEKVKHLDFLNDNYMVPNTTTTYWCKAFTLPPIGKHHMIKYEPVIAPGNEKHVHHILLSRCRQPNPEQYHGMSEDCYNGNKIIPECSDYIVAWAIGGKEFYFPDGVGYSVGAADDGNYYRMETHYDNPDARADILDNSGLRITITPDLRAQEAAMLELGLGVNVRQVIPPGETDFVSYGHCHESCTTLAMNQAGVSEIKIFGALQHSHLLGAAMTTHHYRNGTELPHIVDDPNYDFNFQDLRKLPQEVSVYPGDSFRVDCHYNTMGKTKPVLGGLSTQEEMCLTFAYYYPKTPLSNCMSSAVFAPQGNDEKWVRQQIATADWSNKTVVDWFRTQQTSGQQWKWCGGDFLNVPADFDYVWTPTYPSQSYTPPPPDCS, encoded by the exons GTTGGGTCGGTCTGGGTCTGTCGGAGAACGGCAACATGTTTCCCGCCGACGTGGCTGTTGGCTGGGTTAACGCCGATGGAAGTGTAGAACTACAT GATATGCACACGACCGGTCACCGGCCCCCGGTCCTAGACGCCTCTCAGGACTGGTTCCCGGTTCTTGGAATGGAGAACGACTTTGGAACCGTACTTAAGATAGTCCGCAAGATCAAGACGTGTGACAGGGCCGATGATAAGGATATCAAT TTTGGAACCAACAGAGTGATCTTCGCATACGGTGACTCGGACCCCCATTCACCACAAGATCTACATTACCATGGCACCCACAGGGGAACAAAGAGCATGTTCTTTCTCAACCCTGACAAGGGCGAGTCCAACATTGCCCCCACAGAGAAGGTCAAGCATCTGGACTTCCTTAATGGCAAC ttCATGGTCCCTAACAGGACAACCACTTACTGGTGCAAGGCGTTTACACTTCCACCTATTGGTAAACACCACATGATCAAG TACGAGCCAGTAATCTCCCCTGGCAACGAGAAGCACGTGCACCACATTCTGTTATCCCGGTGCCGGAAGCCCAATCCGGAACAGTACCACGGCATGTCCGAGAACTGTTACACCGGCAATATGACTCTTCCACAATGCAATGATTACATTGTGGCTTGGGCCATAGGCGGAACG GAATTTTATTTCCCCGACGGCGTCGGATACTCGATGGGTGCCGCCGACGACGGCAACTACTACCGTATGGAGACTCATTACGACAACCCTGATGCCCGGGCTGATATTCTTGATGACTCGG GTATTCGGATCACCATCACTCCCGACCTGAGGGCCCTGGAGGCTGGGATGTTTGCGATGGGGTTGGGAACGAACATCCGTCAGGTCATCCCCCCGGGAGAGACGGACTTCGTCTCGTACGGTCACTGTCACGGGAACTGTACAACCTTG GCCATGAACCAGGTAGGTGTTCCAGAAATCAAGATTTTTGGCGCCCTGCAGCACTCGCACCTGGTAGGTGTTGCCATAACGACCCATCACTATCGCAACGGGATGGAACTTCCGCACTTAATCGATGACCCCAACTACGACTTCAATTTCCAGGATCTACGGAAGCTGCCACAGGAAGTGTCTGTATATCCG GGTGATAGTTTCCGGGTGGACTGCCACTATAACACGATGGGCAAGACCCAGCCAGTGCTG GGTGGCCTCACCACTCAGGAAGAGATGTGTCTGACCTTCGCCTACTACTATCCCAAAACACCTCTATCAAACTGTATGTCCATCAGTATCTACCGCCCACAAGGAGTTTCTAAGGATTGG ATCCTGCAGCAAATCGCAACAGCAGACTGGTCCAACAAAACAGTTGTCGACTGGTTTAGGACACAGCAGACATCAGGTCTACAATGGAAGTTCTGTGGCGGGGAATATCTCAAT GAGAAAGCGGTTCTCCTTGTTAAAGACCGACAGTTACATCGACAAATTGAGGAAGATCCTATTCCCAA tgGGAAAGCGATGTGGTCTCTTAACATTTGTGTTTTAGTGGGAATTTTTTCCGCTACCCAGTCAGTGACGGTCCCAGGGGTAACGACGACGGAGGAGTACCAACAGTCCGCCATTTTGGACGAAGATGCGAGTTATATCTTGTTCTGGAATTTCAACGACACTCACATCACGTTCGAGGCTCATGTGAAGACGAGAG GATGGGTCGGACTGGGTCTGTCGGAGAATGGCAATATGTTTCCCGCCGACGTGGCAGTTGGCTGGGTCAACGCCGACGGAAGTGTAGAACTACAT GATATGCACACGACCGGTCACCGGCCCCCGGTTCTAGACGCCTCTCAGGACTGGTTCCCGGTTCTTGGAATGGAGAACGACTTTGGAACCGTACTTAAGATGGTCCGCAAGATCAAGACGTGTGACAAGGCCGATGATAAGGATATCAAT TTAGGAACCAACAGAGTGATCTTCGCATACGGTGACTCGGACCCCCATTCACCACAAGATCTGCattaccatggcaaccacaGGGGCACAAAGAGCATGTTCTTTCTCAACCCTGACAAGGGCGAGTCCAACATTTCCCCCACAGAGAAGGTCAAGCATCTGGACTTCCTTAATGACAAC tACATGGTGCCTAACACGACAACCACTTACTGGTGCAAGGCGTTTACACTTCCACCTATTGGTAAACACCACATGATCAAG TACGAGCCGGTGATCGCCCCTGGCAACGAGAAGCACGTGCACCACATCCTGTTATCCCGGTGCCGGCAACCCAACCCGGAACAGTACCACGGTATGTCCGAGGACTGTTACAATGGCAATAAGATTATTCCAGAATGCAGTGATTACATTGTGGCTTGGGCCATAGGCGGTAAG GAATTTTATTTCCCCGACGGCGTTGGATACTCGGTCGGTGCCGCCGACGACGGCAACTACTACCGTATGGAGACTCATTACGACAACCCTGATGCCCGTGCTGATATTCTTGATAATTCTG GTCTGCGGATCACAATTACGCCCGACCTGCGGGCCCAGGAGGCTGCGATGTTGGAGCTGGGGCTGGGAGTGAACGTCCGTCAGGTCATCCCCCCGGGAGAGACGGACTTTGTCTCGTACGGTCACTGCCACGAGAGCTGTACAACCTTG gCCATGAACCAGGCAGGTGTCTCTGAAATCAAGATTTTTGGCGCCCTGCAGCACTCGCATCTCCTCGGTGCTGCCATGACAACCCATCACTATCGCAACGGCACGGAACTTCCGCATATAGTCGATGACCCCAACTACGACTTCAATTTCCAGGATCTACGGAAGCTGCCACAGGAAGTGTCTGTTTATCCG GGCGACAGTTTCAGAGTTGACTGCCACTATAACACGATGGGCAAGACCAAGCCAGTGCTG GGTGGCCTCTCCACTCAAGAAGAGATGTGTCTGACCTTCGCCTACTACTATCCCAAAACACCTCTATCAAACTGCATGTCCAGCGCCGTGTTCGCTCCGCAGGGTAATGATGAGAAATGG GTCCGGCAGCAAATCGCAACAGCAGACTGGTCCAACAAAACAGTTGTCGACTGGTTTAGGACACAGCAGACATCAGGTCAACAATGGAAATGGTGTGGCGGGGACTTTCTCAAT GTGCCTGCCGATTTCGACTACGTCTGGACACCAACCTACCCAAGCCAGAGCTACACCCCTCCCCCACCGGACTGCTCTTGA